GTATCGATGACGACACGTCCGCCTCGCGAAGGAGAAGTGGATGGCGTGGATTACTTTTTCAAATCTCGTAGCGAATTTGAGGAGTTAATTGAAGAAGGCGGTTTACTTGAACATGCAGAGTTTGTAGGGAATTATTATGGTACACCACTTGCATATGTGAATGAAACGTTAGATGCAGGAAGAGATGTTTTTTTAGAAATTGAAGTTAAAGGAGCTGCTCAAATTCGAGAAAAAGCACCTGAGGCTTTATTTATCTTCCTAGCACCACCAAGTTTAACGGAATTACAAAATCGTTTAGTAAACCGTGGTACTGAATCCGAAGAGATTATTAAACAAAGAATCGCAACTGCTAAGGAAGAACTCGAAATGATGAGTTTATATGATTATGTTGTGGAAAATGATGAAATTCAAAAAGCTTGTGATAAAATAAATGCAATCATCGTTGCAGAGCATTGTCGCAGAGAACGAGTTGAAAAAAGATATTTGTCCATGTTGAGAGGAGAATAAACTATGTTATATCCATCTATTGATGCTTTAAAAAAGAATATTGATTCTAAATACTCATTAGTGAGCCTTGCTTCTAAAAGAGCTCGTCAAATGCAAGAAGTAGGTAACGAAAAATTAGACGCATACGTTTCACATAAAACTGT
Above is a genomic segment from Lysinibacillus sp. PLM2 containing:
- the rpoZ gene encoding DNA-directed RNA polymerase subunit omega, producing MLYPSIDALKKNIDSKYSLVSLASKRARQMQEVGNEKLDAYVSHKTVGKALEEIAAGALTKEKQDASTIYHDEI
- the gmk gene encoding guanylate kinase encodes the protein MRKERGLLIVLSGPSGVGKGTVRKELFSQAGTNYEYSVSMTTRPPREGEVDGVDYFFKSRSEFEELIEEGGLLEHAEFVGNYYGTPLAYVNETLDAGRDVFLEIEVKGAAQIREKAPEALFIFLAPPSLTELQNRLVNRGTESEEIIKQRIATAKEELEMMSLYDYVVENDEIQKACDKINAIIVAEHCRRERVEKRYLSMLRGE